One window of Etheostoma spectabile isolate EspeVRDwgs_2016 chromosome 6, UIUC_Espe_1.0, whole genome shotgun sequence genomic DNA carries:
- the LOC116691053 gene encoding chymotrypsin-like protease CTRL-1: MVFRGTCSMECYTWNSELGVSQCQYKSQCPTQVTIRRVTQDRDTAMFLLVSCLAFLASALGCGVPAIKPQVNGYNKIVNGHNAVSGSWPWQVSLQDARGFHFCGGSLINQYWVVTAAHCRVSAQNHRVILGEHDRQSNTEPIQVKSIYRVISHPYYNAQNFNNDITLLKLSSPVQMTSRVSPVCLASSSTNIPYGTKCVTTGWGKTGQTSTPRYLQQTALPLLSLAQCKQYWGNKISDAMICAGASGVSSCQGDSGGPLVCENSGVWSLVGIVSWGTSNCNIMTPAVYARVSYLRRWVDQIVASN; this comes from the exons atggtgttcAGGGGTACCTGCAGTATGGAGTGCTACACGTGGAACTCAGAATTAGGTGTGAGCCAGTGCCAGTATAAAAGCCAGTGTCCCACACAGGTGACTATCAGGAGAGTGACTCAAGATCGAGACACGGCCATGTTCTTGCTTGTCAGTTGTCTTGCCTTTCTGGCCTCTGCACTGG GGTGTGGAGTACCTGCTATCAAGCCCCAAGTGAATGGATACAACAAGATTGTAAATGGGCATAACGCTGTGTCTGGATCCTGGCCTTGGCAGGTTTCACTTCAG GATGCTAGAGGATTCCACTTCTGTGGAGGATCTCTGATCAACCAGTACTGGGTTGTCACTGCTGCTCACTGCCGTGTGTC TGCTCAAAACCACCGTGTAATCCTAGGAGAACATGATCGTCAGTCTAACACTGAGCCAATTCAAGTCAAGTCCATTTACAGG GTCATCAGTCACCCCTACTACAACGCCCAGAACTTCAACAATGACATCACCCTTCTGAAGCTGTCCTCCCCAGTTCAGATGACATCCCGTGTGTCTCCTGTGTGCCTGGCCTCCTCCAGCACCAACATCCCCTATGGAACCAAATGTGTCACTACTGGGTGGGGCAAGACTGGCCAAACTT CAACCCCCCGCTACCTCCAGCAGACTGCCCTGCCTTTGCTCAGCCTTGCTCAGTGCAAGCAATACTGGGGTAACAAAATCTCTGATGCCATGATCTGTGCTGGTGCTTCTGGAGTGTCCTCCTGTCAG GGTGACTCTGGTGGCCCTCTGGTCTGTGAGAACAGTGGAGTGTGGTCTCTTGTGGGTATTGTGTCCTGGGGAACCTCTAACTGCAACATAATGACCCCTGCTGTGTATGCACGTGTGTCCTACCTGCGCAGATGGGTCGACCAGATTGTTGCTTCCAACTAA
- the LOC116691047 gene encoding C3a anaphylatoxin chemotactic receptor, whose protein sequence is MEPANITSTEDKPAGVDGVLRKVRIASLVIYCVIIMVGTLGNGLVIYVTGCRMKRTVNSVWFLNLALADFLFTAFLILTIISVSQEYHWQFGEFMCKLNSFVIIVNMFASIFLLTAISLDRCLSIWVVVWAQNKRTVLKAQLICVCIWMTAMVCSIPYAVFRGIQVRGEKIYCSYSAYISLKGIWFLGIFRFVVGFLIPFLVIIVCYVAIAVRAGRLHRIRKQRSRRIIFSIVLAFFICWLPFHITNFIELKSYDNPDLRNIVVIAGPLTLSLAFMNSCLNPILYVFLCDEFQKKLRKSICFVLESALAEDHLSFMSSRSLSSHFSWISRKSDSTAPLERKGTETSLNFTESKVVITGERKTESTE, encoded by the exons ATGGAACCCG CTAACATCACTTCAACAGAAGATAAACCAGCCGGGGTAGATGGGGTTCTCAGAAAAGTGCGGATTGCCTCCCTGGTGATCTACTGTGTGATCATCATGGTGGGGACTCTGGGCAACGGTCTGGTTATCTACGTGACAGGCTGCAGGATGAAGAGAACAGTCAACTCTGTTTGGTTTCTCAACTTGGCCCTGGCTGACTTCCTCTTTACGGCCTTTCTGATTTTAACGATCATTTCCGTCTCTCAGGAGTATCATTGGCAATTTGGAGAATTCATGTGCAAGCTCAACAGCTTTGTGATTATAGTCAACATGTTTGCCAGTATCTTTCTTCTGACAGCCATAAGTCTGGATCGTTGCCTGTCCATCTGGGTGGTGGTGTGGGCACAAAACAAGCGCACTGTTCTCAAAGCCCAGCTCATATGCGTTTGCATCTGGATGACTGCTATGGTCTGCAGCATCCCTTATGCCGTTTTTCGCGGGATTCAAGTTAGAGGGGAGAAGATTTATTGTAGTTATTCTGCATACATATCACTTAAAGGAAtatggtttcttggcatttttCGCTTTGTTGTGGGCTTCCTCATCCCATTCCTGGTAATAATTGTCTGTTATGTGGCCATAGCTGTTCGTGCAGGGCGCCTGCATAGGATCAGGAAACAGAGATCTCGCCGAATCATTTTTTCTATTGTTCTTGCATTCTTCATCTGCTGGTTGCCCTTCCATATTACAAATTTTATAGAGTTAAAGTCCTATGATAACCCAGATCTTAGGAATATTGTCGTGATTGCCGGTCCACTGACTTTGAGTCTGGCTTTTATGAACAGTTGCCTGAACCCGATTCTCTATGTTTTCTTGTGTGATGAATTCCAGAAGAAGCTCAGGAAGTCCATATGCTTTGTCCTAGAGAGTGCCCTGGCAGAGGACCACTTGTCCTTTATGTCCTCTCGTTCCTTGTCATCACACTTTTCCTGGATTTCCCGCAAGTCAGACTCTACTGCACCTTTGGAGAGGAAGGGCACAGAAACTTCCTTAAACTTCACAGAAAGCAAAGTGGTCATCACTGGCGAGAGAAAGACTGAGAGTACTGAATAA
- the lin37 gene encoding protein lin-37 homolog has protein sequence MHHVKIKTERPDLEGAGARSRLDAVLKGLVERSENEREQNEGDSGKLSADSLNKDLSPLSAGKRPSARFPQHRRKKRKEMDEGIPESNQHKQNAYIIKLFDRSVDLAQFNTSTPLYPICRSWMRNNPSVRVLPASPSPPHSMVEEELTDMINGKGQIVYRLPPPTSCPVSTSGEPINLRIPQTEKPTVTKLTDSVPVSGSLICDHMERWKKIRQKWKECSNKNQLRYSESIKVLKEMKELYDR, from the exons ATGCACCACGTCAAGATCAAAACTGAAAGACCAG ATTTAGAGGGGGCTGGTGCACGAAGCAGATTGGATGCTGTGTTAAAGGGACTGGTAGAGAGGAGTGAAAATGAAAG GGAGCAAAATGAGGGCGATTCTGGAAAACTATCAGCAGACTCCTTAAATAA GGATTTGTCTCCATTGTCTGCTGGAAAAAG GCCGTCAGCTCGATTTCCACAGCACCGTCGGAAGAAGCGCAAAGAGATGGATGAGGGCATACCAGAGAGCAATCAGCACAAACAAA ATGCTTACATCATTAAGTTGTTTGATCGCAGTGTGGATCTGGCTCAGTTCAACACCAGCACCCCACTTTATCCTATCTGTCGTTCCTGGATGAGAAACAATCCTTCTGTCCGTGTGCTGCCTGCTTCCCCAAGCCCCCCTCACAGTATGGTAGAGGAAGAG cTTACCGATATGATCAATGGTAAAGGTCAGATTGTGTACAGACTCCCTCCTCCAACCTCCTGTCCAGTCAGCACTTCTGGTGAACCCATCAATCTCCGGATCCCACAGACTGAAAAACCCACTGTTACCAAG TTAACAGATTCAGTTCCTGTATCCGGTTCTCTCATATGTGACCACATGGAACGTTGGAAAAAGATAAGACAAAA ATGGAAGGAGTGCTCTAACAAGAACCAGTTAAGATACAGCGAGAGTATCAAGGTCCTTAAGGAGATGAAGGAGCTGTATGATCGCTAA